In Polaribacter sp. L3A8, a genomic segment contains:
- a CDS encoding glycosyltransferase family protein, whose protein sequence is MRILYAIQGTGNGHLTRAKEIIPILQQKGELDILVSGNENNLELGFEVKYKLKGLNFTFGKKGGIDYWTSFKKMNLARFYKEIKNVPVKEYDLVINDFEPVSAWAAKINNVNIVSLSHQNAVLDTASPKYGKYKFEKYILKYYAPSNTRFGFHFNNYSSAIFPPIIRKKIRNKKTSNKGHITVYLPSYNIDKIVKVLSKIPIIKWHIFSKEAKSLIFKKNITVYPINEFDFIESMASSAGVLCGAGFETPSEALFLKKKLMVIPMRNQYEQQCNAMALKEMGVTVTKKLNRKRILKIAKWIESDTVIAVNYPDTTEEILEAILLPYENQMILPTILS, encoded by the coding sequence ATGCGAATACTATATGCTATTCAAGGAACTGGAAATGGTCATTTAACCAGAGCAAAAGAAATTATACCAATACTACAACAAAAAGGAGAATTAGATATTTTAGTTAGTGGAAATGAAAATAACTTAGAATTAGGCTTCGAAGTAAAATACAAACTAAAAGGTTTAAATTTTACATTTGGCAAAAAAGGAGGTATCGATTATTGGACTAGTTTTAAAAAGATGAATCTAGCTCGTTTTTATAAAGAAATAAAAAACGTACCAGTTAAAGAGTACGATTTAGTAATTAACGATTTTGAACCTGTTTCTGCTTGGGCTGCAAAAATAAATAATGTAAATATTGTTTCTTTAAGTCATCAAAACGCAGTTTTAGATACTGCGTCTCCTAAATATGGTAAATATAAGTTTGAAAAATATATTTTAAAATACTACGCTCCCTCTAATACAAGGTTTGGTTTTCATTTTAATAATTATAGTTCTGCTATTTTTCCGCCAATCATCAGAAAGAAAATTAGAAATAAAAAGACAAGTAATAAAGGTCATATTACGGTTTACTTACCATCTTATAATATTGATAAAATTGTAAAAGTTTTATCTAAAATACCCATTATAAAATGGCATATATTCTCTAAAGAAGCTAAAAGTTTAATATTTAAAAAGAACATTACCGTTTACCCAATTAATGAATTTGACTTTATAGAAAGTATGGCTTCTTCTGCAGGAGTTCTTTGTGGAGCGGGGTTTGAAACACCGTCTGAAGCCTTATTTCTAAAGAAAAAATTAATGGTTATTCCTATGAGAAATCAATATGAACAACAGTGTAATGCCATGGCCTTAAAAGAAATGGGCGTTACCGTAACAAAAAAATTAAATAGAAAACGAATTCTTAAAATTGCAAAATGGATTGAGAGTGATACTGTAATTGCTGTAAATTACCCAGACACTACAGAAGAAATTTTAGAGGCCATTCTATTACCTTATGAAAACCAAATGATTTTACCTACCATTCTATCTTAG
- a CDS encoding DUF7619 domain-containing protein, whose protein sequence is MKLKLLSIALFFISSTIFCQIVNIPDNEFKNVLLNYSPIIDTNNDHQIQVTEAAAVTSLNISYHQSMEDPGGFCPDPNDPACLGGGGGIIIEGISDLTGIEAFINLTSLNCSFNDLTSLDVSALTQLTFLDCSNNINYNNFSGNFIGISNLTLPNTSTLNTLNVNNNNLASLDLTNQTSLTTLTANQNVLSSLDLSNQTSLTSAIVNNNSLTSLILTNTPLLQNLNCERNQLPALDISTSVALTTLKCPYNQITGIDATNNTALITLNSHHNLINSLTLPTTSTLTHIYSSVNQITTLDASMATGLIEVSVYGNSLTSLTLPTTNTLNKLLCYQNNLTTLDTSVTSGLVTLNASSNSLTSLTLPTTASLQTLVCNLNSLPNLNLGSSINLTSLNCSNNNLNILDVSANISLTALSCANNNLTSLNTLTNTALTNLDCSYNQITSLDTTTTNTLTSFICSSNLLTELDLYNFSSLNKIYCNNNLLTSLNLKNGNSNSLAYNTFSAKNNANLNAICVDDALVAAGSLGNGIDTHMNFTEYCSFVAVSSNTITGTVSFDFNNDGCDAADTKSVNTRINATSTNVSASSFSAADGTYTIYINDTNVDTALIPNFPSFFTATPTTQTTNFTGSGNTEVIDFCITANAQVDDVEVYSFTTSESRPGFDTHLRIFYKNNGSTIIPSGTVTLNFNENQEVFNNASVNPDTQTSNSLSWNYTNLQPFEENFIDVYFTINTPIDATNPVNGGDTISYTSTITPLTGDATPTDNTHVFSDIIVNAYDPNDVVCFEGDKISTAQVPNDLTYRVRFQNTGTASAINIVVKEIIDTDLDMATFTPISASHSYRTAISNTNKVEFIFENIHLADSTSNEPASHGWLFYKIKPKSTAVIGDAFDTTANIYFDYNAPVITNTYNTAVSTETTIPDNNFEMALINAGLDTGTPDNKVFTDNVNTITNLDVSNKNITDLTGINAFTALTTLNVSNNLLTTLDLSTHSLLTSLDAQSNGLTSLNVKNGNNTNFTLFNTINNSNLTCIEVDDAAYSTLNWTNIDTTSNFVNNQAECTSLSTDQYNSLEFSLFPNPTNGKININSLEKATLIIYDITGKEIKNREIILGKNEITNLNLAKGIYLFKLVSKDKSSTKKVIVN, encoded by the coding sequence ATGAAACTAAAACTACTTTCCATTGCACTTTTCTTTATCTCTAGTACCATTTTCTGCCAAATTGTAAACATTCCTGATAATGAATTTAAAAATGTACTTTTAAATTACTCACCAATTATAGATACAAATAATGATCACCAAATACAAGTAACAGAAGCAGCTGCAGTAACGAGTTTAAATATTTCTTACCATCAGAGTATGGAGGACCCTGGAGGTTTTTGTCCAGACCCAAATGACCCTGCTTGCCTAGGTGGTGGTGGCGGTATTATTATTGAAGGTATTTCTGATTTAACTGGTATTGAAGCTTTTATTAATTTAACTTCTTTAAATTGTAGTTTTAACGATTTAACTAGTTTAGACGTTTCTGCTTTAACCCAATTAACTTTTTTAGATTGCTCTAATAATATTAACTATAATAATTTTTCTGGTAACTTTATAGGTATATCTAATTTAACCCTGCCAAATACAAGTACGTTAAATACGTTAAACGTAAATAATAATAACTTAGCTAGTTTAGATTTAACCAATCAAACCTCTTTAACAACATTAACAGCCAATCAAAATGTGCTATCTAGTTTAGATTTATCTAACCAGACCTCATTAACATCAGCAATTGTAAATAACAATTCATTAACCAGTTTAATTTTAACCAACACCCCCTTATTACAAAATTTAAACTGTGAACGCAACCAATTACCAGCCTTAGATATTTCTACTTCGGTTGCATTAACTACTTTAAAATGTCCTTACAATCAAATTACTGGTATAGACGCAACTAATAACACTGCTTTAATTACTTTAAATAGTCATCATAATCTTATAAATAGCCTTACGCTACCAACCACTAGCACTTTAACACATATTTATTCTTCGGTTAATCAGATTACAACCTTAGATGCTTCTATGGCAACAGGGTTAATAGAAGTTAGTGTTTATGGAAATTCTTTAACTAGTTTAACTTTGCCTACAACAAATACTTTAAACAAGCTTTTATGTTATCAAAATAACTTAACAACTTTAGATACTTCGGTTACTTCTGGTTTGGTTACTTTAAATGCATCTAGCAATTCTTTAACTAGTTTAACTTTACCAACCACAGCATCTTTACAAACCTTAGTTTGTAATTTAAATAGTTTACCTAATTTAAACTTAGGTTCCTCTATAAATTTAACTTCTTTAAACTGTAGCAATAACAACTTAAATATACTTGATGTTTCTGCAAATATAAGTTTAACAGCCTTGTCTTGTGCTAACAATAACCTTACCTCTTTAAATACACTAACTAATACTGCTTTAACTAATTTAGACTGTTCATATAACCAGATTACTAGTTTAGATACCACAACTACAAATACGCTAACTAGTTTTATATGTTCTTCTAACTTACTTACAGAATTAGATTTATATAATTTTTCTAGTTTAAATAAAATTTACTGTAATAATAATTTACTAACCTCTTTAAATCTAAAAAACGGAAATTCTAATTCTTTAGCTTACAATACTTTTAGCGCTAAAAATAATGCCAATTTAAATGCTATTTGTGTTGATGATGCTTTGGTTGCTGCCGGAAGTTTAGGTAACGGTATCGATACTCACATGAACTTTACAGAATACTGTTCTTTTGTGGCTGTAAGTTCGAATACAATAACAGGTACAGTATCTTTTGATTTTAATAATGATGGTTGTGATGCTGCAGATACTAAATCTGTAAATACAAGAATTAACGCTACAAGTACAAATGTTAGTGCTTCTTCTTTTAGTGCTGCAGATGGTACGTATACCATTTATATAAATGATACAAATGTAGACACTGCGTTAATACCAAATTTTCCATCATTTTTTACAGCAACACCAACTACACAAACTACTAATTTTACGGGTTCTGGTAACACAGAAGTTATCGATTTTTGTATTACTGCAAATGCACAAGTAGACGATGTAGAAGTGTATTCTTTTACAACATCTGAATCTAGACCTGGTTTTGATACGCACTTAAGAATCTTTTACAAAAACAATGGTTCTACAATTATTCCATCCGGAACGGTTACTTTAAACTTTAATGAAAACCAAGAAGTATTTAATAACGCAAGTGTAAATCCAGATACACAAACAAGCAATTCTTTAAGTTGGAATTATACCAACTTACAACCTTTTGAAGAAAATTTTATAGATGTATACTTTACTATTAACACACCTATTGATGCTACAAACCCAGTAAATGGAGGAGATACAATTAGCTATACCTCAACAATTACACCTTTAACAGGTGATGCAACTCCAACAGATAACACACATGTTTTTTCTGATATTATTGTAAATGCTTATGACCCAAATGATGTAGTTTGTTTTGAAGGTGATAAAATTAGTACTGCACAAGTACCTAACGATTTAACGTATAGAGTCCGTTTTCAAAATACAGGTACAGCATCTGCTATTAATATTGTGGTAAAGGAAATTATTGATACCGATTTAGACATGGCTACTTTTACTCCTATTTCGGCAAGCCATTCTTACAGAACTGCTATTTCTAATACAAATAAAGTAGAATTTATTTTCGAAAACATACATTTAGCAGACAGTACTAGTAACGAGCCTGCTAGTCATGGTTGGCTTTTTTATAAAATAAAACCAAAAAGTACCGCTGTAATTGGTGATGCTTTTGATACAACTGCAAATATTTATTTCGATTATAATGCGCCTGTAATTACAAATACTTATAATACTGCAGTTTCTACAGAAACTACAATTCCTGATAATAATTTTGAAATGGCTTTAATAAATGCTGGTTTAGATACTGGAACACCAGATAACAAAGTATTTACAGACAACGTAAATACCATTACTAATTTAGATGTTTCTAATAAAAACATAACCGATTTAACAGGTATCAATGCTTTTACAGCCTTAACAACTTTAAATGTTAGCAATAATCTATTAACTACTTTAGACTTAAGTACGCATAGTTTATTAACTTCTTTAGATGCACAGTCTAACGGATTAACTTCATTAAATGTTAAAAATGGAAACAACACAAATTTTACTCTTTTTAATACTATAAATAATTCTAACTTAACTTGTATTGAGGTAGATGACGCTGCGTACTCAACTTTAAACTGGACTAACATTGATACTACCTCTAACTTTGTAAACAACCAGGCTGAATGTACTTCTTTAAGCACAGATCAATATAATTCATTAGAATTTTCTTTATTCCCAAACCCAACAAATGGTAAAATAAATATTAATTCTTTAGAAAAAGCTACCTTAATTATTTATGACATCACCGGAAAAGAAATTAAAAATAGAGAGATAATACTTGGTAAAAATGAAATTACCAATTTAAACTTAGCCAAAGGTATTTACTTATTTAAATTGGTTAGTAAAGACAAATCATCTACTAAAAAAGTGATTGTAAATTAA
- a CDS encoding uracil-DNA glycosylase, translated as MEQSLSKSWTKILQKEFDKTYFKELSAFVTSEYKEYQCFPKKEDIFAAFNFCSFDDVKVVIIGQDPYHDDGQANGLCFSVKDDIKHPPSLKNIFKEIATDLNQEIPQSGNLEKWAKQGVLLLNATLTVRAHEAGSHQKKGWETFTDAVIKSISEEKENVVFLLWGKFAESKTKLIKTKKHTVFTAPHPSPLGAWRGWFGSKHFSKTNEVLKSKQKAKIEW; from the coding sequence ATGGAACAAAGCCTTTCTAAATCTTGGACAAAAATCTTACAAAAAGAATTTGATAAAACTTATTTTAAAGAATTAAGCGCTTTTGTAACATCAGAATATAAAGAATATCAATGTTTTCCTAAAAAGGAGGATATTTTTGCAGCCTTTAATTTTTGTTCTTTTGATGATGTAAAAGTGGTTATTATTGGGCAAGACCCATATCATGATGATGGGCAAGCAAATGGTTTGTGTTTTTCTGTAAAAGACGATATAAAACATCCACCTTCTTTAAAAAATATATTTAAAGAAATTGCAACAGATTTAAACCAAGAGATTCCACAAAGTGGTAATTTAGAAAAATGGGCTAAACAAGGTGTATTGCTATTAAATGCAACTTTAACCGTAAGAGCCCATGAAGCCGGTAGTCATCAGAAAAAAGGTTGGGAAACTTTTACAGATGCAGTTATTAAATCAATTTCTGAAGAAAAAGAAAACGTAGTTTTTTTACTTTGGGGAAAATTTGCAGAAAGTAAAACAAAATTAATAAAAACAAAAAAGCATACCGTGTTTACAGCTCCTCATCCATCTCCATTAGGTGCTTGGAGAGGTTGGTTTGGCAGTAAACATTTTTCTAAAACAAATGAAGTCTTAAAAAGCAAACAAAAGGCTAAGATAGAATGGTAG
- the leuB gene encoding 3-isopropylmalate dehydrogenase, giving the protein MKLNIALLAGDGIGPEVIDQAVKVSDAIAKKFNHEITWKPALTGAAAIDAVGEPYPDTTHDICVASDAVLFGAIGHPKYDNDPSATVRPEQGLLKMRKKLGLFANVRPTFTFPSLLDKSPLKRERIEGTDLVFLRELTGGIYFGEKGRRDEGETAFDNCVYTRAEVQRLAVKGFELAMTRSKKLCCVDKANVLETSRLWRETVQAMEKDYPEVEVTYEFVDAVAMRLVQWPNSYDVLITENLFGDILTDEASVISGSMGLMPSASVGTENALFEPIHGSYPQATGLNIANPMATVLSAAMMFENFGLQEEGKAIRAAVNKALDAGFVTEDLADGGKAYGTKEVGDWLAKNI; this is encoded by the coding sequence ATGAAATTAAATATCGCATTATTAGCAGGAGACGGAATAGGACCTGAAGTAATTGACCAAGCTGTAAAAGTATCTGATGCAATTGCTAAGAAATTTAACCACGAAATTACTTGGAAACCAGCTTTAACAGGTGCTGCTGCAATTGATGCAGTTGGAGAACCTTACCCGGATACAACACATGATATTTGTGTGGCTTCAGATGCTGTTTTATTTGGTGCAATCGGTCATCCAAAATATGATAATGATCCTTCTGCAACGGTTCGTCCAGAACAAGGATTGTTAAAAATGCGTAAAAAATTAGGTTTATTTGCAAATGTTAGACCAACGTTTACGTTTCCTTCTTTGTTAGATAAATCTCCTTTAAAAAGAGAAAGAATAGAAGGAACTGATTTGGTTTTTTTACGTGAATTAACGGGAGGTATTTACTTTGGTGAAAAAGGTAGAAGAGATGAAGGAGAAACTGCTTTTGACAATTGTGTGTACACAAGAGCTGAGGTACAAAGATTGGCTGTAAAAGGTTTTGAATTGGCTATGACGCGTTCTAAAAAATTATGTTGTGTAGATAAAGCCAACGTTTTAGAAACTTCTCGTTTATGGAGAGAAACGGTACAGGCTATGGAAAAAGATTATCCAGAAGTTGAGGTTACTTACGAATTTGTAGATGCAGTTGCAATGCGTTTGGTACAATGGCCAAATAGTTATGATGTATTAATTACAGAAAACTTATTCGGAGATATTTTAACAGATGAAGCGTCTGTAATTTCTGGTTCTATGGGATTAATGCCTTCGGCTTCTGTAGGAACTGAAAATGCTTTATTTGAGCCAATACACGGTTCTTACCCACAAGCAACTGGTTTAAACATTGCAAATCCAATGGCTACAGTTTTATCTGCAGCAATGATGTTTGAAAACTTTGGTTTACAAGAAGAAGGAAAAGCAATTAGAGCAGCTGTAAATAAAGCTTTAGATGCAGGGTTTGTTACTGAAGATTTAGCCGATGGCGGAAAAGCTTACGGAACGAAAGAAGTAGGAGACTGGTTAGCAAAAAATATCTAA
- a CDS encoding endonuclease MutS2, with translation MNKNISSKTLQDLEFSTVLQHVAAYCISGLGKEKVTEIEPIADKETLFKELYLVNEYVSSFESENRVPNHSFDNITENIKRLAIENSFVETDAFLKIATTSLTVNELIKFFKKFQVQFPTFFELSQQIEFTTFIDDEIKKIIDISGEVKNNASEALKQIRKDINNVRGKIGASFSSALSKAISAGYLDDIKETVVDNQRVLAVSAMHRKKVAGSLLGSSKSGNIVYIAPQATLAYAREYQNLIYDEKQEIVKILRTLSATIRPYVYLLEEYISFLIHIDVVGAKAKYANEMNAVLPKISNEKKIYFKNAFHPILWRKNKQQDLHTVSQSIELNEKQQIIVISGPNAGGKSITLKTIGLLQVMLQSGILIPVDERSQTYIFDTILTDIGDNQSIENQLSTYSYRLKNMRNFLRKCGKNTLFLIDEFGTGSDPELGGALAEIFLEEFYYKKAFGIITTHYSNLKVLANELENVTNANMQFDERTLEPLYRLFIGQAGSSFTFEVAQKNGIPFSIINKAKKRVETEKVRLDRTISKLQKERNRLQKTSDNLENQHSKGQKHIDNLQEKEQRMQDKLSGFQELYDQNQKMLSLGRKTNELLNKYFQTNNKKELNTNFNKWVADLKVKQVMKNPLQPKTKAQKQKAKVEEKQQQEIIKKVEKEVLQKVIEVRKEKKIEAAKIAKEKSEYIYQIDDSVKVIGSNSVGTIDRIDKKKVTINYGFFTTKTTTDKLELVKRAKKTK, from the coding sequence TTGAATAAAAACATATCATCCAAGACATTACAAGACTTAGAGTTTTCTACCGTTTTACAACACGTTGCTGCGTATTGTATTTCTGGTTTAGGTAAAGAAAAAGTTACTGAAATTGAACCTATAGCAGATAAAGAAACACTTTTTAAAGAATTGTATTTGGTAAATGAATACGTGTCTTCTTTTGAAAGTGAAAATAGAGTTCCAAACCACAGCTTCGATAATATTACCGAAAACATAAAACGTTTGGCTATAGAAAATAGCTTTGTAGAAACAGATGCTTTTTTAAAAATAGCAACCACTTCTCTTACTGTAAACGAATTGATTAAATTTTTTAAGAAGTTTCAAGTTCAGTTTCCTACATTTTTCGAACTTTCTCAACAAATTGAATTCACTACTTTTATCGATGATGAAATCAAAAAAATAATTGATATTTCTGGGGAAGTAAAAAACAACGCATCAGAAGCATTAAAACAAATAAGAAAGGATATTAATAATGTTCGTGGTAAAATTGGTGCAAGTTTTTCTAGTGCTTTATCCAAAGCTATTTCTGCAGGATATTTAGATGATATTAAAGAAACTGTTGTAGACAATCAGCGTGTTTTGGCTGTTTCTGCCATGCATAGAAAAAAAGTAGCTGGTAGTTTATTAGGTTCTTCAAAGTCTGGTAACATCGTTTACATTGCGCCACAAGCAACGCTTGCTTATGCCAGAGAATATCAAAATTTAATATATGATGAAAAGCAAGAAATTGTAAAAATTTTACGCACATTATCTGCAACTATTCGTCCTTATGTATATTTATTAGAAGAATATATTTCGTTTTTAATACATATTGATGTGGTAGGAGCAAAAGCAAAATATGCAAATGAAATGAATGCTGTTTTGCCAAAAATATCTAATGAAAAAAAGATTTATTTTAAGAATGCATTTCATCCCATTTTATGGAGAAAAAATAAACAACAAGATTTACATACGGTTTCTCAGAGCATTGAGTTAAATGAAAAGCAACAGATTATTGTTATTTCTGGTCCCAATGCTGGTGGAAAAAGTATTACCTTAAAAACAATTGGTTTACTGCAGGTTATGTTACAAAGTGGAATTTTAATTCCGGTTGACGAACGCAGTCAAACCTATATTTTTGATACTATTTTAACAGATATTGGAGATAATCAATCTATAGAAAACCAATTAAGTACGTATAGTTATCGCTTAAAAAACATGCGTAACTTTTTGCGCAAATGTGGTAAAAACACCTTGTTTTTAATTGATGAATTTGGTACTGGTTCTGACCCTGAATTAGGTGGAGCTTTGGCCGAAATTTTCTTAGAAGAATTTTATTATAAAAAAGCATTCGGAATTATAACAACCCACTACTCTAACTTAAAAGTTTTAGCAAACGAATTAGAGAATGTTACCAATGCAAATATGCAGTTTGATGAGCGTACTTTAGAGCCTTTGTATCGTTTATTTATTGGGCAAGCAGGTAGTTCTTTTACGTTTGAAGTTGCACAGAAAAACGGAATTCCGTTTAGTATTATCAACAAAGCAAAAAAACGTGTAGAAACCGAAAAAGTACGTTTAGACAGAACCATTTCTAAGCTACAGAAAGAACGAAACAGATTACAAAAAACTTCTGACAATCTAGAAAACCAACATAGTAAAGGTCAAAAACACATCGATAACTTGCAAGAAAAAGAACAACGCATGCAAGATAAATTGTCTGGTTTTCAAGAACTGTATGACCAAAACCAAAAGATGCTTTCTTTAGGTAGAAAAACAAATGAGCTACTTAACAAATACTTTCAGACCAACAATAAAAAGGAATTAAATACTAATTTTAATAAATGGGTTGCAGATTTAAAAGTAAAGCAAGTAATGAAAAATCCTTTACAGCCTAAAACAAAAGCGCAAAAACAAAAAGCCAAAGTTGAAGAAAAACAACAACAAGAAATTATTAAAAAAGTAGAAAAAGAAGTACTACAAAAAGTAATTGAAGTTAGAAAGGAAAAGAAAATTGAAGCTGCCAAAATAGCCAAAGAAAAATCTGAATACATATATCAAATAGATGATAGTGTAAAAGTAATTGGTTCTAATTCTGTAGGTACCATCGATAGAATTGACAAGAAAAAAGTAACCATTAACTATGGCTTTTTCACGACTAAAACAACCACAGATAAACTGGAGTTAGTAAAACGAGCTAAAAAAACAAAATAA
- a CDS encoding alpha-isopropylmalate synthase regulatory domain-containing protein translates to MTKRKIEIMDTTLRDGEQTSGVSFSVSEKLTIAKLLLEELKVDRLEIASARVSEGELQAVKKITSWATEHNFLENIEVLTFVDGGRSIDWMIEAGAKVQNLLTKGSLNHLTHQLKKTPAQHFADIKANIESAASHGIKTNVYLEDWSNGMRNSKEYVFEYLDFLTAQNVERVLLPDTLGILTHDETFKFITEVREKYPTTHFDFHGHNDYDLGVANVMEAVKAGANGLHLTINGMGERAGNAPMASVIAVINDFLKDVKITVNEKALNKISKLVETFSGFRIPVNKPVVGANVFTQTAGIHADGDNKNNLYFNDLMPERFGRKRKYALGKTSGKANIQKNLQDLGISLNDEELKKVTQRIIELGDKKEVVSQEDLPYIISDVLDSDTIEKRVVVENYVLGHAKGMKPSTTLQLRVEGVQYEAHAQGDGQFDAFMNALRKLYKRHSKRDLPSLIDYAVRIPPGSNSDALCETIITWRLEEKEFITRGLDSDQTVSAIKATEKMLNII, encoded by the coding sequence ATGACCAAGAGAAAGATTGAAATAATGGATACGACACTGCGTGATGGCGAACAAACATCAGGAGTGTCGTTTTCAGTTTCCGAAAAATTAACAATAGCAAAATTATTGCTCGAAGAATTAAAAGTAGATCGTTTAGAAATAGCGTCTGCCAGAGTTTCTGAAGGTGAATTACAAGCAGTTAAAAAAATAACTTCTTGGGCTACAGAGCATAATTTTTTAGAGAATATAGAAGTATTAACTTTTGTTGATGGTGGAAGATCTATCGATTGGATGATAGAGGCTGGCGCAAAAGTTCAGAATTTATTAACCAAAGGTTCTTTAAATCACTTAACACATCAACTTAAAAAAACACCAGCACAACATTTTGCAGATATTAAAGCAAATATTGAGTCTGCTGCTTCGCATGGTATTAAAACCAATGTGTATTTAGAAGATTGGTCTAACGGAATGCGTAACTCTAAAGAGTATGTTTTCGAATATTTAGATTTTTTAACAGCTCAAAATGTAGAACGTGTTTTATTGCCAGATACTTTAGGTATTTTAACACACGATGAAACTTTTAAATTTATAACAGAAGTTCGTGAAAAATACCCAACAACTCATTTTGATTTTCATGGTCATAATGATTATGATTTAGGAGTTGCCAATGTTATGGAGGCTGTTAAAGCAGGGGCAAATGGTTTGCATTTAACCATAAATGGAATGGGAGAACGTGCAGGAAATGCACCAATGGCAAGTGTTATTGCTGTGATTAATGATTTTTTAAAGGATGTAAAAATCACGGTTAATGAGAAGGCATTAAATAAAATTAGCAAGCTTGTAGAAACCTTTTCAGGCTTTCGTATTCCTGTTAATAAACCCGTTGTAGGTGCAAATGTATTTACACAAACAGCAGGAATTCATGCAGACGGAGACAATAAAAACAATCTTTATTTTAATGATTTAATGCCAGAACGTTTTGGTAGAAAACGTAAATATGCATTAGGTAAAACTTCTGGTAAAGCTAATATTCAGAAAAACTTACAAGATTTAGGGATTAGTTTAAATGATGAAGAGCTTAAGAAAGTTACTCAAAGAATTATTGAATTAGGAGACAAGAAAGAAGTTGTTTCTCAAGAAGATTTACCTTATATAATTTCTGATGTTTTAGACAGTGATACAATAGAAAAACGTGTTGTTGTAGAAAACTATGTTTTAGGACATGCAAAAGGAATGAAACCATCTACAACTTTACAATTAAGAGTAGAAGGGGTGCAGTATGAGGCGCACGCACAAGGAGATGGGCAATTTGATGCCTTTATGAATGCATTGCGTAAATTGTATAAAAGACATAGTAAAAGAGATTTACCGTCTTTAATCGATTATGCTGTTAGAATTCCTCCAGGAAGTAATTCTGATGCCTTGTGTGAAACCATTATTACTTGGAGATTAGAAGAAAAAGAATTTATAACTCGTGGGTTAGATTCAGATCAAACAGTATCTGCAATTAAAGCCACAGAGAAAATGTTGAATATAATTTAA
- a CDS encoding LytTR family transcriptional regulator DNA-binding domain-containing protein: MCHKSHILNLEKVRHFENEGYLILENKKRGPVSKTKRKEFIDLCSK, translated from the coding sequence ATATGTCATAAATCTCACATTTTAAACCTAGAAAAAGTACGTCATTTTGAGAACGAAGGATACCTAATTTTAGAGAATAAAAAAAGAGGGCCAGTTTCTAAAACCAAACGAAAAGAATTTATAGATTTGTGTTCGAAATAA